The genomic DNA CAATTTTTTTATTATTTAGATCATTATCTAATTGTTCTAGCTTCTTAAAAACAGCTAAATTTTCTATTTTTTTATTTTTGTTTTCTAACTCTTTTTTGTCATTTTCAATTATAATGTTTTGTTTTACATTTATTTCAGCAACTATAGAATCTTTTTTAATGTTTATTTTTTCTAATTGTGTAGATTCTTTAACGCTAAGTTTAGCAATTTTACTTTTATTGCTAATTTTTTTCTTTTCAATTAATTTATTTCATTTATTATTTTTTTTATCAATTTTTTGGTTAAGTTTCTCTATTTGGTTTTTTACACCTTTATACTCACCTGACTCTATTGTAGCTTTTTGAACTTCATACTCAGATTTAGTAATATTTAGATTTTTAAATTTAAATTCAGCTTCCTCAAGATAGCTTTGTTTTCGCTCTTCCAACCTTTTAATTTTGTTTTTTAAATTTGAAATGCAACTATCTCTATATGAAGATAACAAAAACACAAAATCATATTTTTTTTCTGTTTTTTTTCTGAAATATTTTTGAACTGATTGTAATTCTGCATCAGTTTTGATATCTAAGTAATTAGTTATAAACTCTTTACTGTTTTTATTCACTAATTGTTTCATACTTTTTCATACTTTCTATATTGCATATTTAATTATCTCTTCTGGAGATAGTTGTTCACCTTTTAATTTATTAGTGATTCTTCCATTTTTCATTACTACAACTCTATTGCATAAACCTAAAACTTCTGGTAAGTCGCTTGAAATTACTATTACACCAATTCCATTTCTTTTAGCTTCATAAATTAAGTCATAAATTTCTCTTCTACTTCCAACATCAACACCTCTTGTAGGTTCATCAAATATTATAACCTTAGGTTCTGCTGCAAAAGCTTTTGCTAAAAGTACTTTTTGTTGGTTACCACCACTCATACTTCCAACAGTATTTTCTCCACTTGATGTTTTAACTGACATTATTCCTATAAAATGATTACTTAATTTTTTTTCTTTATTTAAGTTAACAAAACCTAAATTAGAAATAGAATTTAAACAAGAAATAGAAATATTTTTTCTAATAGTCTCATCTAAGAATAAACCATCATTTTTTCGATCTTCAGTGACATAATAGATACCTTTTTTAATAGAAGATCCTACACTATTTAAACTTATTTCTTCGCCATTTAATAAAACTCTTCCTGCTATTTTTGGGAAAAAGCCAACAAGAGATTTAAACAACTCAGTTCTTTGAGCTCCCACTAATCCTGAGAATCCAAGAATTTCATCTTTATATAAATCGAAGTTTATATTTTTTACAAAATCATTTGTTAAATCTTCAACTTTTAAAATAACTTGATTATAAGAAGGATTATCTTTTTGTGGATATTTTTCTACAACTTCTCTACCTACCATTTTACTAATCAATTCATCTTCAGTTAACTCATTAACTGTATACTCACCAATATATTCTCCATCTCTGATTACTGTTATAAAATCACATACAATAGGTATTTCTTCTAGTTTATGTGATATATAACAAATTGCTATACCTTCACTTTTAAGCTTGCTTATTATTTCAAATAAAGATTCAGCTTCTTTTTTACTTAAAGATGATGTTGGTTCATCAAAGATTATTAACTTACTTTTTCTTAAAATTGATTTTGCAATTTCTACCATTTGTTGTTCTGCAATGGTTAAGTTAGACATTATTTCATTTAAATCTACTTCTAGTTTTAAAAGTTTAAAAACTTCTTTTATCATTTTTTTTTCTTTTTTGTAATTAACAAACCCAAATCTTCCAACTTCATGTCCAGCATAAATGTTGTCAAGAACATTCATATCATTAAAACAAGCTATTTCTTGGTGAATAATTGATATACCTAAATGCTCAGCTTCTTTAACATTTCTAAAACTATTTTTATGAATACCTTTTCAATAAAGATCTCCTGATGTTCTTTGAATGACTCCGCTTAATATATTCATAAGTGTTGATTTACCTGCACCATTTTCTCCTAGAACTCCCATTGCTTTTCCTTCGAATGCTCTTAAGAACACTCCTTTTAAAGCGGTAGTATTTCCAAATGTTTTTTTTATATCTTTTAATACAAGTAAGGGTGTCAATTTAATTTTTTCATTAAATATATTTTCCATTTTTTATGTTAATTAGTTAAACTAATTAATTCACACAACCTCCCTTCCTAAATATTTTGCACTTTTTTAATTTCATTGTAAAATAACAAAATATCACATTAAAAATAGAAAATTTTTTATTAATTATTAAAATAATGGAAAAAAGATATAAAATTAACATAAATATGATAATTTTATATATATTTTTGTTATATTATGTTATATATATGAGAAAAGAAAGAATAAATTTAATTTGAGATTTTTTAAAAACTAAAGAAAAACATAGTTCTAAAACATTACTTAAATTTGCAAAAAACAACAAAATCAATGAAATGACCTTTAGAAGGGATTTGCATTTTTTAGAGAAAAATAATTTAATAAGGCTTTATTATGGTTTTGTTGAGGTTATTAATACAAATATTGATCATTTAAATAATTTCGATATAAATGAAGTAAATAATTATGAAATAAAAAAAAATATGGCTATTAAAGCAGTAAATGTTATTGAAGATGGAGACTCTATTTTTATAGGTCCGGGTACAACATGTGAGGTTTTAACATCTCATATAAATAAGAATGTAGATCTATTGGTTACAAATGGAATTAAGATCTTATCTAAGTCATCAATAAATAAAAAATTTAAACAAATTATAATGGTTGGTGGAAAACTACTTAGTTCAAAGGATAGAATATCATCATTAACTTCAATTATTCAAATACAAGATTTAAGATTTGATAAAATTTTTATTACTGCTCAAAGTATTGATGAAAACAATAATGTATACATAACAGATATTGATGAATATGAGTTTTTAAAAGTAATAATGAAAAATGCAAATAAAAAATTTTTATTAGTAGATAGCTCTAAATATAATTCAATAGGCAATATTAAACTTTGCAAATTTGAAGATTTTGATAGTGTAATAACAGATAAAAACTAAAAAAGCATAAAAACAATATATAGTTTTATGCTTTTTTTACATCTATTAAGTTTTTAAAATACAATCCCGATTTTTTTATTTTTGTTTTTTTACTATTTAAATCATATTCAACTATTCCGTACCTATTTTTATACGCATTAGCTCAGCTTCAACAATCAATAAAAGTTCATAATGAATATCCAAAACAGTTAGCACCTTCATCAATAGCTTTTTTTAAATAACTTAAATGTTCTTCTATAAACTCAATACGATAATCATCCATTATCATATTTTCTTTTTCAAATCTAAGTTCATCTTCTACACCCATACCATTTTCGCTTATTATTCAAGGAAAATTATCGTATTTATTTTTAATTAGCATTGCAATATCATAAATACCTTCAGGATATATTTCTCATCCTCTATACGGATTAATTCTTTTTTCTGGTCAATCATAAACATCATAAAAACTTTCTGGCATTAGTTCATCATCTTCTTTAACACTTTCTTTTGCTTTGACCCTTGATGGTTGATAATAGTTTAAAGATAAATAATCGATTTTTGCTTTTTTAATAAAAGCAAATTCTTCATCTTTAACATCAGGCATTAAGTTATTTTTTTGTAAAAAAATAATTAAGTCTTTACTTACTATACCCTTTAAAACTAAATCAAGTTGAGAATTTGTTATTAGCATGTTTTTAAATTCAGCAGCTTTTAAATCTTCTTTACTATTTGATCTAGGATAAGCTGGAGTAACATTTAAAATTATTGAAATTTTTTTATTTTTAAAATGTTCTTTAAAATAGACAACTACTTTTGCATGTGCAATAATCATATTTATAAAAACTTGGATTGATCTTTTAAAATCAGAAATTTTTGGATAGTGTCAAGCATATAAATACTTAGCATCAACATCTGCTAAAGGCTCATTAAAAGTTGTTCATTCATCAACAATATCTCCAAACAGTTCAAAACATTTTTTTGCAAAACCTAAAAAAAGTTCTATAGTTTTTTTGTTTTCTCATCCACCTTGCTCTAAAATCTCTTGAGGTGTATCAAAGTGATGTAAGTTAACAACTAATATAATATTTCTTTTTTTTATCTCTTTAAAATAATTTAAATAAAAATTATATCCATCTTCATTTATTGTTAAAGTTTCAAAATCATCTAATAATCTTGTTCATTGAATTGATGTACGATAAATTTCCAAACCAATTTCATCAATTCATTTTAATTTTTCTTTGTAGTCATAATAAAAATTACTAGTTACATCCGGTCCAACACAATTAAAAAAATCATTTTTATTTTGTTTATATCAATAATCCATTACACTATATTTATTTTTACCATCTCACCCTTCGGTTTGAGGTCCTGAAAGTGATACACCAAAAATAAATTCTTTAGGAAACTTTATCAATTGCTACCTCCAATTGGTTTGCTCCAATTATATTTGCATCATTTGTAAATTTACAACGATCTAAAACTATATTTTTTTGCATTCCAGATAGAAAATATAACTCTGTTAATTTTTTATTTAATAAATCTATAAATAGATCATTTGCACTAATTGCTCCTCCAACAAGAACAGCATCAGCATCTAAAACAAAATTTGTATTTATAATAAGCTTTGCAATTTGAAAAATTTGTTCATTAATTAAGTTTTTACAAAGTTCATCTTTTGCATATAAATTATAAATTTCTTTTCCTGATTTTGCTTTTCCCGAAATATTTTTATATTTATATTCTAAATTATACATTCCTCCATAATGTGAGCCGTTATGAAATTCATTTTTATCTAGTTTTTCTAGTACACAACCAAACTCCCCAGCAGCCAATTTTGAACCTTTATAAATTTTTTTGTTAATGATAACAGCGCCACCTATGCCTGTTCCAATAACAAATAAAAACAAATTTTGATATTTTTTCCCATTTCCAACATTTATTTCTGCAAGCGCAGCACAT from Spiroplasma tabanidicola includes the following:
- a CDS encoding sugar ABC transporter ATP-binding protein, with product MENIFNEKIKLTPLLVLKDIKKTFGNTTALKGVFLRAFEGKAMGVLGENGAGKSTLMNILSGVIQRTSGDLYWKGIHKNSFRNVKEAEHLGISIIHQEIACFNDMNVLDNIYAGHEVGRFGFVNYKKEKKMIKEVFKLLKLEVDLNEIMSNLTIAEQQMVEIAKSILRKSKLIIFDEPTSSLSKKEAESLFEIISKLKSEGIAICYISHKLEEIPIVCDFITVIRDGEYIGEYTVNELTEDELISKMVGREVVEKYPQKDNPSYNQVILKVEDLTNDFVKNINFDLYKDEILGFSGLVGAQRTELFKSLVGFFPKIAGRVLLNGEEISLNSVGSSIKKGIYYVTEDRKNDGLFLDETIRKNISISCLNSISNLGFVNLNKEKKLSNHFIGIMSVKTSSGENTVGSMSGGNQQKVLLAKAFAAEPKVIIFDEPTRGVDVGSRREIYDLIYEAKRNGIGVIVISSDLPEVLGLCNRVVVMKNGRITNKLKGEQLSPEEIIKYAI
- a CDS encoding DeoR/GlpR family DNA-binding transcription regulator; its protein translation is MRKERINLIWDFLKTKEKHSSKTLLKFAKNNKINEMTFRRDLHFLEKNNLIRLYYGFVEVINTNIDHLNNFDINEVNNYEIKKNMAIKAVNVIEDGDSIFIGPGTTCEVLTSHINKNVDLLVTNGIKILSKSSINKKFKQIIMVGGKLLSSKDRISSLTSIIQIQDLRFDKIFITAQSIDENNNVYITDIDEYEFLKVIMKNANKKFLLVDSSKYNSIGNIKLCKFEDFDSVITDKN
- a CDS encoding glycoside hydrolase family 1 protein codes for the protein MIKFPKEFIFGVSLSGPQTEGWDGKNKYSVMDYWYKQNKNDFFNCVGPDVTSNFYYDYKEKLKWIDEIGLEIYRTSIQWTRLLDDFETLTINEDGYNFYLNYFKEIKKRNIILVVNLHHFDTPQEILEQGGWENKKTIELFLGFAKKCFELFGDIVDEWTTFNEPLADVDAKYLYAWHYPKISDFKRSIQVFINMIIAHAKVVVYFKEHFKNKKISIILNVTPAYPRSNSKEDLKAAEFKNMLITNSQLDLVLKGIVSKDLIIFLQKNNLMPDVKDEEFAFIKKAKIDYLSLNYYQPSRVKAKESVKEDDELMPESFYDVYDWPEKRINPYRGWEIYPEGIYDIAMLIKNKYDNFPWIISENGMGVEDELRFEKENMIMDDYRIEFIEEHLSYLKKAIDEGANCFGYSLWTFIDCWSWANAYKNRYGIVEYDLNSKKTKIKKSGLYFKNLIDVKKA
- a CDS encoding ROK family protein translates to MLRNLCFDVGGMSTKVALFENCEIIKRDKIEYGKLINSMELLEKIIFYIENFIDLKSLNNISIASPGVVDVNSGWITGLSAIADNDKINMKKELQKKFNKKVFIENDAKCAALAEINVGNGKKYQNLFLFVIGTGIGGAVIINKKIYKGSKLAAGEFGCVLEKLDKNEFHNGSHYGGMYNLEYKYKNISGKAKSGKEIYNLYAKDELCKNLINEQIFQIAKLIINTNFVLDADAVLVGGAISANDLFIDLLNKKLTELYFLSGMQKNIVLDRCKFTNDANIIGANQLEVAIDKVS